The following proteins are co-located in the Legionella busanensis genome:
- a CDS encoding GNAT family N-acetyltransferase gives MSVKQKERRIEVVPYDTNWPIKFDEEAEKVKAALGNNCIEIHHIGSTSVPGLAAKPVIDMIPVVLDITKVENANAAMQTLGYEAKGEYGMPFRRYFQKGGNQRTHHVHVYELGNSEIERHLKFRDWMRTHSEDKEVYARLKETLAQQHPYDINAYCLGKENFIATINKKTGFNGLRVVKALTPHEWDKVRYFRQFYFFDTAGISDPYIWTFDHNSHVHFVLFQGSDIIGYAHLQLWPHNRAALRIIVIDEPKRNHQYGSQFLALCEKWLKSQSYHSLHVESSPAALKFYRNNGYINMPFDDPDDYKGDGRDIAVGKIL, from the coding sequence ATGTCAGTCAAACAAAAAGAACGACGCATCGAAGTAGTGCCTTATGATACTAATTGGCCTATAAAATTCGATGAAGAAGCAGAGAAAGTTAAAGCAGCATTAGGTAATAATTGCATTGAGATTCATCATATCGGTTCAACCTCTGTACCGGGTTTAGCTGCAAAACCAGTTATTGATATGATTCCTGTTGTTTTAGATATTACTAAGGTAGAAAACGCCAATGCTGCTATGCAAACACTTGGCTATGAAGCAAAAGGAGAATATGGCATGCCTTTTCGCCGCTATTTTCAAAAAGGGGGTAATCAACGAACACACCATGTTCATGTTTATGAATTAGGCAATTCTGAAATTGAGCGGCATTTAAAATTTAGGGACTGGATGAGAACGCATTCAGAAGATAAAGAGGTTTATGCACGCTTAAAAGAAACGTTGGCGCAGCAACACCCCTATGATATTAACGCCTATTGTTTGGGAAAAGAGAACTTTATTGCAACCATTAATAAAAAAACAGGATTTAATGGACTAAGAGTGGTTAAGGCCTTAACGCCTCATGAATGGGATAAGGTACGCTATTTCAGGCAATTTTATTTTTTTGACACGGCTGGGATTTCAGACCCTTACATTTGGACTTTTGATCATAATTCTCATGTCCATTTTGTTTTATTTCAAGGAAGTGACATTATTGGTTATGCACACTTGCAACTATGGCCTCATAACAGAGCAGCATTACGGATCATTGTTATTGATGAGCCTAAGAGAAACCATCAATACGGTAGCCAATTTTTGGCTTTATGCGAAAAGTGGCTTAAAAGCCAGAGCTATCATAGCTTGCATGTTGAGTCCTCACCCGCTGCGTTAAAATTTTATAGAAATAATGGTTATATTAATATGCCGTTTGATGATCCGGACGACTATAAAGGGGATGGTCGAGATATTGCAGTAGGGAAGATATTATGA